A single genomic interval of Pyruvatibacter sp. HU-CL02332 harbors:
- a CDS encoding crotonase/enoyl-CoA hydratase family protein has translation MTHSPRITSDTTDGVTSITMDDGKVNVMSPAMLGDLHTAFRKAEADKETKVILLTSTAKVFSAGFDMGVFAAGADASLEMLVLGAELAERILKCSKPVVTACSGHAYPMGAFLMMCADVRLGADSDYRIGMNEVAIGLTLPAFAIEIARQRLTPAYFNRCLMTGEMLGPSEAALAGFIDKVVPADTLEAQARYTAHSLAQIDLKAHAGSKKKARDTAVKALRCAIESELTPDNLAASLGAA, from the coding sequence ATGACACACAGCCCCCGCATAACCAGCGACACGACGGACGGCGTTACCTCCATCACCATGGACGACGGCAAGGTCAATGTCATGTCCCCCGCCATGCTTGGCGATCTGCACACCGCTTTCAGGAAAGCAGAAGCCGACAAGGAAACAAAGGTCATCCTGCTGACCAGCACAGCGAAAGTGTTTTCCGCGGGCTTTGACATGGGGGTGTTTGCCGCAGGCGCCGACGCCTCATTGGAAATGCTTGTGCTCGGTGCCGAGCTGGCAGAGCGGATTCTCAAATGTTCAAAGCCCGTGGTCACCGCATGCAGTGGCCACGCCTATCCCATGGGTGCCTTCTTGATGATGTGCGCGGATGTGAGACTAGGTGCCGACAGCGACTACCGCATCGGCATGAATGAAGTTGCCATCGGCCTGACACTGCCAGCCTTCGCGATCGAGATCGCCCGCCAACGCCTGACCCCCGCCTACTTCAACAGATGTCTCATGACCGGCGAAATGCTGGGGCCATCAGAAGCAGCCCTTGCCGGTTTCATTGACAAGGTCGTGCCCGCCGACACGCTAGAGGCCCAGGCCCGCTATACGGCCCACAGCCTGGCGCAAATTGATCTCAAGGCACACGCAGGCAGCAAGAAGAAAGCGCGCGACACAGCCGTCAAAGCACTGCGATGCGCGATAGAAAGCGAACTGACACCGGACAATCTTGCAGCCTCGCTGGGCGCCGCCTAG
- a CDS encoding MaoC family dehydratase — protein MSVSKSSGGNYLEDFSAGQVLDHATPRTVTAGDVALYTALYGTRFALQSSEIFAQSCGLHQAPLDDWLVFHIVFGKTVPDISLNAVANLGYADGRFGVPVYAGDTLRAVSEVIGIKENSNGKTGVVYVRTRGLNQNNQEVLSYARWVMVRKRDEASVIAAAPPPALADHVAPESIASRSVPDFLNFDFGLSGEAHRWGDYEVGEKIDHMDGMTVEEAEHQLATRLYQNTARVHFNQFAESKGRFGKRLIYGGHVISLARSLSFNGLANAVKVVALNGGRHVAPLFSGDTVFAWSEVLAKAEIAGRDDAGLLRLRMIATKDLPCADFPQPDHADGVILDLDMWVAMPR, from the coding sequence ATGAGCGTGTCCAAATCCAGTGGCGGCAATTATCTTGAAGACTTTTCTGCCGGGCAGGTTCTTGACCATGCAACGCCACGCACGGTGACGGCGGGTGATGTTGCGCTGTACACGGCACTGTACGGTACGCGCTTTGCGCTTCAATCCTCAGAAATCTTCGCGCAATCATGTGGGCTGCATCAGGCGCCGCTGGATGACTGGCTGGTATTCCATATCGTCTTTGGCAAGACCGTGCCGGACATCTCACTCAATGCTGTAGCCAATCTGGGGTATGCCGACGGGCGCTTTGGTGTTCCCGTCTATGCGGGCGATACGCTGCGCGCTGTCTCTGAAGTGATTGGCATCAAGGAGAACTCCAACGGCAAGACAGGTGTCGTCTATGTCCGGACGCGGGGGCTCAATCAGAACAATCAGGAAGTCCTGTCCTATGCGCGCTGGGTGATGGTGCGCAAGCGCGATGAAGCATCAGTGATTGCTGCCGCGCCGCCGCCAGCACTGGCGGACCATGTGGCACCGGAGAGCATCGCGTCGCGGTCAGTGCCTGACTTCCTGAACTTTGATTTCGGCCTGAGTGGTGAGGCGCATCGCTGGGGTGACTATGAGGTCGGCGAGAAGATCGACCACATGGACGGCATGACGGTTGAAGAAGCAGAGCATCAGCTTGCGACGCGGCTGTACCAGAACACGGCTCGTGTGCACTTCAATCAGTTTGCGGAAAGCAAAGGTCGATTTGGCAAGCGACTGATCTATGGCGGCCATGTCATTAGTCTGGCGCGGTCGCTGTCGTTCAACGGACTGGCCAATGCTGTCAAGGTAGTGGCGCTCAATGGCGGGCGGCATGTGGCACCGCTCTTCTCAGGCGATACCGTCTTTGCCTGGAGCGAAGTGCTGGCCAAGGCAGAGATCGCAGGGCGCGATGATGCGGGCCTTTTGCGCCTGCGCATGATCGCGACAAAGGATCTTCCGTGTGCCGACTTCCCGCAGCCGGACCATGCGGACGGTGTTATTCTGGATCTTGATATGTGGGTGGCGATGCCGCGCTAG
- a CDS encoding CoA ester lyase translates to MLPQFDAGRPRRSVLYMPGANARALEKARTLDADALILDLEDAVSPDAKELAREQVVAAVKAGGYGAREVVVRVNGLDTPWGADDLRAVNGIGADGVLVPKVNGPGDIDAAAGLLTNEPIWAMMETPAAMFAAQAIAQHPLLCVLVMGTNDLVKELKAARVPGRAPLLTALQMSLLAARDAACIAIDGVYNDIKNETGFAEECVQGRDFGFDGKTLIHPSQIAPCNDVFAPSADAVAEARDIIAAFDAPDARGKGVITVGGKMVELLHAEESRRLVAVADAIAAKEAAK, encoded by the coding sequence ATGCTACCTCAGTTTGATGCCGGGCGTCCCCGTCGGTCTGTTTTGTATATGCCCGGTGCCAATGCTCGGGCGCTTGAAAAGGCGCGGACGCTGGATGCGGATGCTCTGATCCTTGATCTTGAGGATGCGGTGTCGCCGGATGCAAAGGAACTTGCCCGCGAGCAGGTGGTGGCGGCGGTAAAGGCCGGTGGCTATGGCGCACGCGAGGTTGTTGTGCGCGTCAACGGATTGGATACGCCGTGGGGTGCAGATGACCTGCGCGCCGTCAACGGGATTGGGGCCGACGGTGTTCTGGTGCCCAAGGTCAACGGACCCGGTGACATTGATGCAGCGGCTGGGCTTCTGACGAACGAACCGATCTGGGCGATGATGGAAACACCGGCTGCGATGTTTGCGGCGCAGGCGATTGCGCAGCACCCCTTGCTGTGCGTTCTGGTGATGGGCACCAACGATCTTGTGAAAGAACTGAAGGCCGCTCGGGTGCCGGGGCGTGCGCCGTTGCTTACGGCGTTGCAGATGTCATTGCTGGCAGCGCGCGATGCGGCCTGCATCGCGATTGATGGCGTCTACAATGACATCAAGAATGAAACCGGCTTCGCAGAAGAGTGCGTGCAGGGCCGCGACTTTGGCTTTGACGGCAAGACATTGATCCACCCCTCGCAGATTGCGCCCTGCAATGACGTGTTTGCGCCATCGGCTGACGCTGTGGCGGAGGCAAGGGACATCATTGCAGCGTTTGACGCGCCGGACGCGCGGGGCAAGGGTGTCATCACGGTCGGGGGCAAGATGGTTGAACTGCTGCATGCAGAAGAATCACGGCGGCTGGTGGCCGTGGCAGATGCCATTGCGGCCAAGGAGGCGGCGAAATGA
- the pdxY gene encoding pyridoxal kinase — protein MTILAISSQVVAGHVGNSAAQFVLETLGHEVWAIPTVLLSHHPGHGTPAGRSTPATEIEALLENLWAGGWMDQVTAVMTGYFTSHDQIDAAAKTISRLKHATPDLPVLIDPILGDNGTVYVHESVPPALRDTLMPLATIATPNLFELTTLTGLPWPMDDKAGIDDAALSLKTAEVLVTSAPGTSPETIATLVYAQDEDMTFETQRAPSPPNGIGDVMAAAYLAIRLRGADPTPAATAASQIVSELIETASRQGLAELPLVGAGHVIRKIADSL, from the coding sequence ATGACGATCCTTGCCATTTCATCTCAGGTCGTTGCCGGGCATGTCGGCAATTCAGCAGCGCAGTTCGTGCTGGAGACGCTAGGTCACGAGGTTTGGGCCATACCCACCGTCCTGCTGTCGCATCATCCCGGCCACGGCACACCGGCTGGCCGCAGCACGCCGGCAACAGAGATCGAAGCACTCCTGGAAAATTTGTGGGCTGGCGGCTGGATGGATCAGGTCACCGCCGTCATGACCGGATATTTCACCAGCCACGACCAGATTGACGCTGCGGCAAAGACCATCTCGCGTCTCAAACATGCGACGCCCGATCTGCCCGTGTTGATTGATCCCATACTTGGCGACAATGGCACGGTGTATGTCCACGAGAGCGTCCCGCCAGCCTTGCGCGATACGCTCATGCCCCTGGCCACCATTGCCACGCCCAACCTGTTCGAGCTGACCACCCTCACAGGCCTGCCCTGGCCCATGGATGACAAAGCCGGGATCGATGACGCAGCGCTCAGCCTGAAAACCGCAGAGGTGCTTGTCACGTCTGCCCCAGGCACATCACCTGAAACGATCGCGACCCTTGTCTATGCGCAGGACGAAGACATGACGTTCGAGACACAGCGCGCACCGTCACCTCCCAACGGGATTGGAGACGTCATGGCTGCAGCCTATCTGGCCATACGGCTTCGCGGAGCAGACCCCACACCAGCGGCTACAGCCGCATCACAAATTGTCAGCGAGTTGATCGAGACAGCAAGCCGTCAAGGTCTTGCGGAGTTGCCACTGGTAGGCGCGGGTCACGTCATCAGGAAGATTGCAGATAGCCTTTAG